In one Tessaracoccus palaemonis genomic region, the following are encoded:
- a CDS encoding carbohydrate ABC transporter permease, translating to MARTAAGNAARAISSPWASVVAVLLAVAWTTPTLGLLITSFRTQEDIQTTGWWTAFTNPWFTMRNYQEALFGGSTSLIDYFINSIVITIPAVIIPLLLAALASYAIAWTKFPGRDWLFVGIFALQIVPLQVALIPLQQVYNVLELTPFWRVWLSHSIFALPLAVFLLHNFMKDLPADLMEAARVDGAGHNQIFFRIILPLMKPALASFGIFQFLWVWNDLLVALIFAPSRQYAPLTVRVAEMSGTLGGQWYLLSAGAFISMIVPVIVFLSLQKYFVRGLLAGGLKG from the coding sequence ATGGCAAGGACCGCAGCGGGCAACGCCGCCCGCGCCATCTCATCGCCCTGGGCCTCCGTGGTGGCCGTCCTGCTCGCCGTGGCCTGGACGACGCCGACCCTCGGGCTGCTCATCACGTCCTTCCGTACGCAGGAGGACATCCAGACCACCGGCTGGTGGACAGCGTTCACGAACCCCTGGTTCACCATGCGCAACTACCAGGAGGCGCTCTTCGGGGGCTCCACGAGCCTGATCGACTACTTCATCAACTCGATCGTGATCACCATCCCCGCGGTGATCATCCCGCTGCTGCTCGCAGCCCTCGCCTCCTATGCGATCGCGTGGACGAAGTTCCCCGGCCGCGACTGGCTGTTCGTCGGCATCTTCGCCCTGCAGATCGTCCCGCTGCAGGTGGCGCTGATCCCGCTGCAGCAGGTCTACAACGTGCTGGAGTTGACGCCGTTCTGGCGGGTCTGGCTCTCGCACTCCATCTTCGCGCTGCCGCTGGCGGTGTTCCTGCTCCACAACTTCATGAAGGACCTGCCGGCCGACCTCATGGAGGCGGCAAGGGTCGACGGCGCAGGGCACAACCAGATCTTCTTCCGCATCATCCTCCCGCTGATGAAGCCGGCCCTGGCGAGCTTCGGCATCTTCCAGTTTCTGTGGGTCTGGAACGACCTGCTCGTCGCGCTGATCTTCGCCCCGTCGCGACAGTACGCGCCGCTGACGGTCCGCGTCGCAGAGATGTCCGGCACCCTCGGGGGCCAGTGGTACCTGCTGTCCGCCGGCGCGTTCATCTCCATGATCGTGCCCGTGATCGTGTTCCTGTCGCTGCAGAAGTACTTCGTCCGCGGCCTGCTGGCGGGCGGCCTGAAGGGGTAG
- a CDS encoding ISL3 family transposase codes for MPDPTSYCQRCDVLLGLPGLHVTGVHRDDAGLRVEVESRPPAVMGCATCGVVAHAHGRQRVELIDAACFTAPVRLWWRKRRWLCPEPSCPVTSFMEQDPDVARPRALLTARATSWAVGQMRRENASVQGLARQLGCAWRTLWRAVKPNLEAAAADESRFAGVTSLGVDEHIWHHVSTRPVEQGGRGPKEFTGMVDLTRDKDGRVRARLLDLVPGRSGEAYTSWLKVRGDTFREGVEIATLDPFHGYKNAIDDQLEDAIAVLDAFHVVKLGTAAVDEVRRRVQQDIHGHRGRKNDPLYRIRNLLRAGLEHLSDGQKTRLKTAFTADDRHVEVEVAWHCAQQLRSVYHQPSHADGRRVAEKILATFPSCPIPEIARLGRTLNQWRDAFLGYFTTSGANNGGTEAINGLIELARRIARGFRDPDNYRLRMLLIGGGLRL; via the coding sequence ATGCCCGATCCTACTTCCTACTGCCAGCGCTGTGATGTTCTTCTGGGCCTGCCCGGGCTCCATGTGACCGGTGTCCATCGCGACGACGCGGGGCTTCGGGTTGAGGTCGAGTCTCGGCCTCCTGCGGTGATGGGCTGCGCGACATGTGGGGTCGTGGCGCATGCGCATGGCCGGCAGCGGGTGGAGTTGATCGACGCTGCCTGTTTCACGGCGCCGGTGCGGTTGTGGTGGCGGAAACGACGATGGCTGTGTCCGGAGCCGTCGTGTCCGGTGACCTCGTTCATGGAACAAGACCCCGACGTGGCGCGGCCCAGAGCGTTGCTCACCGCTCGGGCGACATCGTGGGCGGTCGGGCAGATGCGCCGCGAGAACGCTTCGGTTCAGGGTCTTGCCCGTCAGCTGGGTTGTGCTTGGAGGACGCTGTGGCGAGCCGTCAAGCCGAACCTTGAAGCCGCTGCTGCCGATGAGTCGCGCTTCGCCGGTGTCACCTCGCTGGGTGTTGACGAACACATTTGGCATCACGTCTCGACCAGGCCTGTCGAGCAGGGTGGACGCGGCCCGAAGGAGTTCACCGGCATGGTTGATCTCACCCGTGACAAGGACGGACGCGTCCGGGCGCGGCTCCTTGATCTGGTCCCGGGTCGTTCCGGCGAGGCCTACACGTCGTGGCTGAAGGTCCGCGGCGACACGTTCCGCGAAGGCGTCGAGATCGCCACGCTGGACCCGTTCCACGGCTACAAGAACGCCATCGACGACCAGTTGGAGGACGCCATCGCGGTGCTTGACGCGTTCCACGTCGTCAAGCTTGGCACGGCCGCGGTCGATGAGGTCCGCCGCCGGGTCCAGCAAGACATCCACGGCCACCGCGGCCGCAAGAACGATCCGCTGTATCGGATCCGGAACCTGCTGCGCGCCGGTCTGGAACACCTCAGCGACGGGCAGAAGACCCGCCTCAAAACCGCGTTCACCGCCGATGACCGCCACGTCGAAGTCGAGGTCGCCTGGCACTGCGCCCAACAACTGCGCTCGGTCTACCACCAGCCAAGCCACGCCGACGGGCGCAGGGTCGCAGAGAAGATCCTGGCCACGTTCCCGTCGTGTCCGATCCCGGAGATCGCCCGCCTCGGCCGGACCCTGAACCAGTGGCGAGACGCGTTCCTAGGCTACTTCACCACCAGCGGCGCCAACAACGGCGGAACCGAAGCCATCAACGGGCTGATCGAACTCGCCCGCCGCATCGCCCGAGGATTCCGCGACCCCGACAACTACCGCCTCAGAATGCTCCTCATCGGCGGCGGACTACGCCTCTGA
- a CDS encoding VOC family protein: protein MSRHPFHLTLDASDPTALGEFWALALGYRREDPPAPHSTWEEALTAWGLPEERWNDANAIVDPTGAGPRIFIQKVPEPKTAKNRLHLDVVVSESAEGKDRGALRAKADELVAAGATEMLVFDDPMLGHWIVMADPEGNEFCVI, encoded by the coding sequence ATGAGTAGACACCCCTTTCACCTGACCCTCGACGCGAGTGACCCCACCGCCCTCGGCGAGTTCTGGGCACTGGCCCTCGGCTACCGCAGGGAGGACCCGCCCGCCCCGCACTCCACGTGGGAGGAGGCGCTGACCGCCTGGGGGCTGCCCGAGGAGCGGTGGAACGACGCCAACGCGATCGTCGACCCGACCGGCGCCGGTCCCCGCATCTTCATCCAGAAGGTCCCCGAGCCGAAGACAGCGAAGAACCGGCTCCACCTTGACGTGGTCGTCAGCGAGTCCGCCGAGGGCAAGGACAGGGGCGCGCTGCGCGCGAAGGCCGACGAGCTGGTGGCCGCCGGTGCGACCGAGATGCTGGTCTTCGACGACCCGATGCTCGGCCACTGGATCGTGATGGCGGACCCGGAAGGCAACGAGTTCTGCGTCATCTGA
- the metX gene encoding homoserine O-acetyltransferase MetX produces the protein MTSSAADGLGVVETHTARVFDAANPLVLASGAVLPQVDVAYETYGTLNNERSNAIYICHALTGDAHAAGYHVGATRPGWWDNLIGPGRPIDTDRWFVVASNILGGCQGSTGPSSIDPRTDRPYELNFPLLDMADFVSVHRGLARHLGIERFAAVVGGSLGGMQVLQWALTHPEDLDRAVILAASSRLTAQNIAFSAVGRQAIMRDPDFHDGRFISQGAFPGKGLSVARMMAHITYLSEEAFQEKFGRSPQEGELSPNFGVDFAVESYLEHQGQRFLSRFDPLSYLYLTRAMDYFDPFSRDGALDLLVADPVRFLIMSFDTDWRFSTAHSRRIVRHLEGARLPTSFREISSPWGHDSFLLEIDDYHASVRAFMDRAAEEIA, from the coding sequence GTGACTAGCTCCGCTGCCGACGGTCTTGGCGTGGTCGAGACGCACACCGCGCGCGTGTTCGATGCCGCGAACCCTCTGGTGCTCGCGAGCGGGGCGGTGCTGCCGCAGGTCGACGTGGCCTACGAGACGTACGGGACCCTCAACAACGAACGCAGCAACGCGATCTACATCTGTCACGCGCTGACCGGCGACGCGCACGCCGCCGGCTACCACGTCGGCGCCACCCGCCCCGGCTGGTGGGACAACCTCATCGGGCCCGGCCGCCCGATCGACACCGACCGCTGGTTCGTGGTGGCCTCCAACATCCTGGGCGGCTGCCAGGGCAGCACGGGGCCGTCGTCGATCGACCCGCGCACCGACCGGCCGTATGAGCTGAACTTCCCGCTGCTGGACATGGCCGACTTCGTCTCGGTGCACCGCGGCCTCGCCCGGCACCTTGGCATCGAGCGGTTCGCCGCCGTCGTCGGGGGATCGCTCGGCGGAATGCAGGTACTCCAGTGGGCCCTGACCCACCCCGAGGACCTCGACCGGGCCGTGATCCTGGCGGCCTCGAGCCGGCTCACGGCTCAAAACATCGCCTTTTCCGCGGTAGGGCGCCAGGCGATCATGCGGGACCCGGACTTCCACGACGGCCGCTTCATCTCGCAGGGCGCCTTCCCCGGCAAGGGGCTGTCGGTGGCGCGGATGATGGCGCACATCACCTACCTCTCCGAGGAGGCATTCCAGGAGAAGTTCGGCCGCTCTCCACAGGAGGGCGAGCTGTCGCCGAACTTCGGCGTCGACTTCGCCGTCGAGAGCTATCTCGAGCACCAGGGGCAGCGGTTCCTCAGCCGCTTCGACCCGCTCAGCTACCTGTACCTGACCAGGGCGATGGACTACTTCGACCCCTTCTCGCGCGACGGAGCGCTCGACCTGCTGGTCGCGGACCCCGTCCGTTTCCTCATCATGAGCTTCGACACCGACTGGCGGTTCTCCACCGCTCACTCGCGGCGGATCGTGCGCCACCTGGAGGGGGCTCGGCTGCCGACCTCGTTCAGGGAGATCTCCTCGCCGTGGGGGCACGACTCTTTCCTGCTGGAGATCGATGACTACCACGCCTCGGTGCGGGCATTCATGGACCGGGCGGCGGAGGAAATCGCATGA
- the metW gene encoding methionine biosynthesis protein MetW translates to MSLQFRADLTLIADLVPEGSRVLDLGCGNGDTLQLLAEKGCTGVGVDLDPVNVLACLRAGVDVIELDLDTQLTEFGDDSFDFVVLSRTLQTVHRPREVLREMGRIAVHSVVSMPNFAYWRNRLRLLGGHMPMSKDLPYHWYDTPNLHHSSLPDLEPLFRSLEMEIDRRIPLDAEGHPHRLGNLAANWAASSSLYLLHARR, encoded by the coding sequence ATGAGCCTGCAGTTCCGGGCGGACCTCACGCTGATCGCCGACCTCGTGCCCGAGGGGTCACGCGTGCTGGACCTCGGCTGCGGCAACGGCGACACGCTGCAACTGCTCGCGGAGAAGGGGTGCACAGGCGTCGGAGTCGACCTCGATCCCGTCAACGTGCTGGCATGTCTACGGGCCGGGGTCGACGTGATCGAGCTCGACCTCGACACCCAGCTCACCGAGTTCGGCGACGACAGTTTCGACTTCGTCGTGCTCTCGCGCACGCTGCAGACCGTGCACCGGCCGCGCGAGGTCCTCCGTGAGATGGGCCGCATCGCCGTGCACTCGGTGGTGTCCATGCCGAACTTCGCCTACTGGCGCAACCGGCTGCGGCTGCTGGGCGGCCACATGCCCATGTCGAAGGACCTCCCGTACCACTGGTACGACACACCCAACCTCCACCACTCCTCGCTGCCGGATCTGGAGCCGCTTTTCCGGAGCCTGGAGATGGAGATCGACCGTCGGATCCCGCTCGACGCGGAGGGCCACCCACACCGGCTCGGCAATCTCGCGGCCAACTGGGCGGCGAGCTCGTCGCTGTACCTGCTGCACGCCCGGCGCTGA
- a CDS encoding 5'-3' exonuclease, with product MATLMAFDTSYLYFRAFFGVPATFRSPDGHPVNAIRGTMDFISRLATQYGPDQLACAWDDDWRPQWRVDLVPSYKTHRVAEVTADGAEEEVDDDLGWQVPHIRACLAAVGIPVIGAKHHEADDVLASLAARHDGRTLVVTGDRDLFQLVDDDTSVVYVARGVAKHELVTPELLRAKYDLAAGRYVDFAVLRGDPSDGLPGVKGIGEKSAATLVERYPTLEAMVEAAADPASAMTPSVRSKLLADVDYLARAREVVTVVRDLAIPTPTYTPVDQRRVDDLTKALSLGGSLRRLADHRLTAGQEPSAS from the coding sequence ATGGCAACGCTGATGGCATTCGACACGTCGTACCTGTACTTCCGCGCGTTCTTCGGCGTGCCCGCCACCTTCCGCTCCCCCGACGGGCACCCGGTCAACGCGATTCGCGGCACGATGGACTTCATCTCGAGGCTTGCGACCCAGTACGGGCCCGATCAGCTCGCCTGCGCCTGGGACGACGACTGGCGCCCGCAGTGGCGGGTGGACCTCGTCCCGTCCTACAAGACCCACCGCGTCGCCGAGGTGACGGCGGACGGCGCCGAGGAGGAGGTCGACGACGACCTCGGCTGGCAGGTCCCCCACATCCGGGCCTGCCTGGCGGCCGTCGGGATCCCCGTCATCGGGGCGAAGCACCACGAGGCGGACGATGTCCTCGCGTCGCTGGCGGCCCGGCACGACGGCCGGACGCTGGTCGTCACCGGCGACCGCGACCTGTTCCAGCTCGTCGACGACGATACGTCGGTGGTGTACGTCGCCCGCGGCGTGGCCAAGCACGAGCTCGTCACACCGGAACTGCTCAGGGCGAAGTACGACCTCGCCGCAGGGCGATATGTCGACTTCGCGGTGCTCCGGGGCGACCCCTCCGACGGGCTGCCTGGCGTGAAGGGCATCGGCGAGAAGAGTGCAGCAACGCTGGTCGAGCGCTATCCCACCCTCGAGGCGATGGTCGAGGCCGCGGCCGACCCGGCGTCGGCCATGACGCCGTCGGTCAGGTCGAAACTGCTGGCCGACGTCGACTACCTGGCTCGCGCCAGGGAGGTCGTCACGGTCGTCAGGGACCTGGCCATTCCCACGCCTACGTACACCCCCGTCGACCAGAGGCGGGTGGACGACCTGACGAAGGCTCTCTCCCTTGGCGGCTCGCTGCGGCGGCTTGCCGACCACCGCCTCACAGCCGGCCAGGAGCCCTCCGCGTCCTGA
- a CDS encoding ion channel protein: MDTMKGPSPAQLAAAAVPAMVVGLVCAVLLVLADLLAEVLHHGWWEALPSLLGIDPASRWWIVLVLTATGALVGLVLWKAPGHGGHDTATVEMVSPPLPLSSLPGVAAVLVLGLAGGVSLGPEGPIIMVATGLVVAAYRRLLPQVPIPMVIAITAAGMLGAMLGTPIAAALACTGAMGGKAAGSLWDRMFTPLVAAGTGAVGYYLLGGQAWGGAFPAYAPQWMDLLTGTAVAALGAILSLVAAAAFAPVHALFRRLRHPLVYVTLGGLLLGILGAIGGPITLFKGAEQTAELIADRDAYGALALLAIVVIKLIAIVIAGASGFRGGRVFPALFTGVAVGLLGHTLVPSMPVTLAVAAGVLGVLLAVSRDGWFAIFGGALIVGDAHVLPVLCIIVLPAWLILTAGPEMMVHEPAPAQPQAPAAG; encoded by the coding sequence ATGGACACCATGAAGGGGCCTTCGCCCGCACAACTGGCCGCGGCCGCCGTCCCGGCCATGGTCGTCGGCCTCGTCTGCGCCGTGCTGCTCGTCCTCGCGGATCTGCTCGCGGAGGTGCTGCACCACGGCTGGTGGGAGGCCCTGCCGTCGCTGCTCGGCATCGATCCCGCCTCCCGATGGTGGATCGTGCTCGTCCTCACGGCCACCGGGGCCCTCGTCGGGCTCGTGCTCTGGAAGGCCCCGGGCCACGGCGGCCACGACACGGCGACGGTGGAGATGGTCTCGCCTCCACTGCCTCTCAGCTCGCTGCCCGGCGTGGCCGCGGTGCTGGTGCTCGGCCTCGCCGGCGGCGTGAGCCTCGGCCCCGAGGGCCCGATCATCATGGTGGCGACCGGGCTGGTCGTCGCCGCCTACCGCCGGCTGCTGCCCCAGGTGCCGATCCCCATGGTCATCGCGATCACCGCCGCGGGCATGCTGGGCGCGATGCTCGGCACACCCATCGCCGCCGCGCTGGCGTGCACGGGAGCGATGGGCGGCAAGGCCGCCGGCAGCCTCTGGGACCGGATGTTCACCCCGCTGGTCGCCGCCGGCACCGGCGCAGTCGGGTACTACCTGCTCGGGGGACAGGCCTGGGGAGGCGCATTCCCCGCCTACGCGCCGCAGTGGATGGACCTGCTGACCGGCACCGCAGTGGCTGCCCTGGGCGCCATTCTCAGCCTCGTCGCTGCCGCAGCCTTCGCCCCCGTCCATGCGCTGTTCCGTCGACTGCGGCACCCGCTGGTCTACGTCACCCTCGGCGGCCTGCTGCTCGGCATCCTCGGGGCGATCGGCGGGCCCATCACCCTTTTCAAGGGCGCCGAGCAGACCGCCGAACTGATCGCGGACCGCGACGCCTACGGTGCGCTCGCGCTGCTCGCGATCGTCGTGATCAAGCTCATCGCCATCGTCATCGCCGGTGCGTCCGGCTTCCGCGGAGGCCGTGTCTTCCCCGCCCTGTTCACCGGCGTCGCGGTCGGGCTGCTGGGCCACACGCTCGTCCCTAGCATGCCGGTCACCCTCGCGGTCGCAGCCGGCGTGCTCGGCGTGCTGCTTGCCGTCAGCAGGGACGGCTGGTTCGCGATCTTCGGCGGAGCCCTGATCGTGGGGGACGCCCACGTGCTTCCGGTCCTGTGCATCATCGTGCTGCCAGCGTGGCTGATCCTGACTGCCGGGCCGGAGATGATGGTCCACGAACCCGCCCCCGCACAGCCGCAGGCGCCCGCAGCCGGCTGA
- the lnt gene encoding apolipoprotein N-acyltransferase, translating into MPTRPTLNPVLSLAVAVASGLLIGAGQAPMGLWPLTILGVAGLTWLLIDRSPGRAFGLGYLTGAAMNTLTVSWISVLGAAVGVALIAFLALWWGLLGLFISQLLRLRWWPLLVPPAFVAMEYASGKVPFGGFSWSRLGYTAVDTPLSGWYAWIGLAGVSLLVAVLGTTLLYVALDRARWRRGAAVVLTLFVVGGLLNLVPGATPQESVTVAMVQPNVNRNEHGTSSYARSVTNNALSETIFAVATARTQATDIDFVLWPENATDVDPINDAETRSLVETAASLAQVPILVGAVTDGEQEDTRQTTSIWWDPVDGPGSTYHKRDLVPFGEWIPFRDFLLPRLPILKQIGRQSIPGDAPGVVTAPLPGHPNLQIGTIICFELAYDDTSYETVLAGAQLIVSQSNTNTYGGTFQVSQQLTINRVRAMELGREVLASTLNSVSSPIDTHGRVLDPTTEFTSATRFAEVPLRYNVNLSVHVGPAISVGAGLLTLIAFACAVVMGRRRAK; encoded by the coding sequence GTGCCGACCCGCCCCACCCTCAACCCGGTCCTCTCGCTCGCCGTCGCCGTCGCCTCCGGGCTGCTGATCGGCGCCGGACAGGCCCCCATGGGGCTGTGGCCGCTGACCATCCTCGGGGTGGCCGGACTCACGTGGCTCCTGATCGACCGCAGCCCCGGGCGAGCGTTCGGCCTCGGCTACCTGACCGGCGCCGCGATGAACACGCTCACGGTGTCGTGGATCTCGGTGCTGGGGGCCGCCGTGGGCGTCGCGCTGATCGCGTTCCTCGCGCTGTGGTGGGGCCTCCTCGGCCTGTTCATCTCTCAACTCCTGCGGCTGCGCTGGTGGCCGCTGCTCGTCCCACCGGCCTTCGTCGCGATGGAGTACGCCTCCGGCAAGGTCCCCTTCGGAGGATTCTCCTGGTCCCGCCTCGGCTACACCGCGGTCGACACCCCGCTGAGCGGCTGGTACGCCTGGATCGGGCTGGCGGGCGTGAGCCTGCTCGTCGCTGTCCTCGGCACGACCCTGCTGTACGTCGCGCTGGATCGGGCCAGGTGGCGCCGCGGAGCGGCCGTGGTCCTCACCCTTTTCGTCGTCGGCGGCCTCCTGAACCTCGTGCCCGGGGCCACCCCCCAGGAGTCCGTCACGGTCGCGATGGTCCAGCCGAACGTCAACCGGAACGAGCACGGCACCTCCAGCTACGCCCGCTCCGTGACCAACAACGCCCTCAGCGAGACCATCTTCGCCGTCGCGACGGCGCGCACGCAGGCCACGGACATCGACTTCGTGCTGTGGCCGGAGAACGCGACCGACGTCGACCCGATCAACGACGCGGAGACCCGCTCGCTGGTGGAGACCGCGGCATCACTGGCGCAGGTGCCCATCCTCGTGGGTGCCGTCACCGACGGCGAGCAGGAGGACACCCGGCAGACCACCAGCATCTGGTGGGACCCGGTCGACGGCCCCGGCTCGACGTACCACAAGCGCGATCTCGTCCCCTTCGGCGAGTGGATCCCCTTCCGTGACTTCCTGCTGCCCCGGCTGCCCATCCTGAAGCAGATCGGGAGACAGTCGATCCCCGGGGACGCACCCGGAGTGGTGACGGCCCCGCTGCCCGGGCACCCGAACCTGCAGATCGGCACCATCATCTGCTTCGAGCTCGCCTACGACGACACGAGCTACGAGACCGTGCTCGCTGGGGCTCAGCTCATCGTCAGCCAGTCCAACACCAATACCTACGGCGGCACGTTCCAGGTGTCCCAGCAGCTCACTATCAACCGCGTGCGGGCGATGGAACTCGGACGGGAGGTCCTCGCCTCGACGCTCAACTCGGTGTCGTCGCCGATCGACACGCACGGCCGGGTGCTGGACCCGACCACCGAGTTCACGTCGGCCACCCGCTTCGCGGAGGTCCCGCTGCGCTACAACGTGAACCTGTCGGTACACGTGGGCCCGGCCATCTCGGTGGGGGCGGGCCTCCTGACGCTCATCGCTTTCGCCTGCGCGGTCGTCATGGGCCGTCGCCGGGCCAAGTAA
- a CDS encoding polyprenol monophosphomannose synthase, whose product MTSEESLDRVLVIIPTYNESQNIESITNRLRRSVPDAHILIADDNSPDGTGDIADRLSSDDDHIHVMHRKGKEGLGAAYLAGFHWGLDEGYDILVEHDADGSHQPEELPRLLQAIRAGADMVKGSRWVKGGSVVNWPKSRQFISRGGSLWTRLWLGIPVKDATGGFNAFRASTLRGISLDEVASAGYCFQIDLVWRAIRNGYTVVEVPIEFVEREFGDSKMSRNIVVEALVRTTLWGIEYRAKQLFSIGRKTARQLLRKA is encoded by the coding sequence ATGACCAGCGAGGAATCGCTCGACCGGGTGCTCGTCATCATCCCGACCTACAACGAGTCGCAGAACATCGAGAGCATCACGAACCGACTGCGCCGCTCAGTGCCCGACGCGCACATCCTGATCGCGGACGACAACTCCCCGGACGGCACCGGTGACATCGCGGACCGCCTCTCGTCGGACGACGACCACATCCACGTCATGCACCGCAAGGGCAAGGAGGGCCTCGGAGCCGCCTACCTGGCCGGATTCCACTGGGGCCTCGACGAGGGCTACGACATCCTGGTCGAGCACGACGCGGACGGCTCGCACCAGCCCGAGGAACTTCCCCGGCTGCTGCAGGCGATCCGGGCAGGAGCCGACATGGTCAAGGGGTCCCGTTGGGTCAAGGGGGGTTCCGTCGTCAACTGGCCGAAGAGCCGCCAGTTCATCTCCCGCGGGGGGTCGCTCTGGACCCGGCTGTGGCTGGGTATCCCCGTGAAGGACGCGACGGGCGGCTTCAACGCCTTCCGTGCCTCCACGCTGCGCGGCATCAGCCTCGATGAGGTCGCCTCCGCCGGCTACTGCTTCCAGATCGACCTTGTCTGGCGCGCCATCAGGAACGGCTACACCGTCGTCGAGGTGCCCATCGAGTTCGTCGAGCGGGAGTTCGGGGACTCCAAGATGAGCCGAAACATCGTCGTCGAGGCACTGGTCCGCACGACGTTGTGGGGCATCGAGTACCGCGCGAAGCAGCTGTTCTCGATCGGCAGGAAGACCGCCCGCCAGCTGCTCAGGAAGGCGTGA